In one Rhodococcus sp. B50 genomic region, the following are encoded:
- a CDS encoding TetR/AcrR family transcriptional regulator, translated as MSWVEERAVERSTAVQRSRSRIENHVRSILDAAHRLVLLKGDSFTTQELAKEAGVALQTFYRYFTSKDELLLAVIGDGLSDACRRWSVAADDLTDPLQRLRFFVTSPLSGLDGEHRRHTLAQFIVSTHWQLQRVFPKELAQVEQPLVDLLHTEIRAGVAAGLLTSTNTEKDAWFIAELVRSVYHHYAYATGDIGDVQEQLWQFCLKALGGSAR; from the coding sequence ATGTCCTGGGTTGAGGAACGCGCAGTCGAACGGTCGACAGCGGTACAGCGCTCGCGCAGTCGCATCGAGAATCACGTGCGATCGATTCTCGATGCCGCACACCGGCTCGTGCTGCTCAAGGGCGACTCGTTCACCACCCAGGAACTCGCGAAGGAGGCAGGAGTCGCACTCCAGACCTTCTACCGCTACTTCACCAGCAAAGATGAACTCCTTCTGGCAGTCATCGGTGACGGCTTGAGTGATGCGTGCCGCCGGTGGTCCGTGGCGGCCGATGACCTGACGGATCCTCTGCAGCGCCTGCGGTTCTTCGTGACGTCGCCGTTGAGCGGACTGGACGGCGAACACCGTCGCCACACGCTCGCCCAATTCATCGTGTCGACGCATTGGCAGTTGCAGCGTGTCTTCCCGAAGGAACTGGCCCAGGTCGAGCAACCGTTGGTCGACCTGTTGCACACCGAAATCCGCGCCGGTGTCGCAGCCGGCCTTCTGACCTCCACCAACACCGAGAAAGACGCGTGGTTCATCGCCGAGCTCGTTCGGTCGGTGTACCACCACTACGCCTACGCCACCGGTGATATCGGTGACGTGCAGGAGCAGCTCTGGCAGTTCTGCCTGAAAGCACTCGGCGGCTCTGCGCGCTGA